In Parasegetibacter sp. NRK P23, a single genomic region encodes these proteins:
- a CDS encoding PepSY-like domain-containing protein translates to MKLRMIALGVVMGTVFLVNSVSAQVRKVPAAVTEAFKSKYPSATNVEWSDKLTSFMARYEEDNITYEARFNGKGEWLNTERQLPAEDLPAGVIEGYEKSKYAEWEMGTVHKIMLPGDKIQYRVQAIKSDIQRKNLLFSSEGRLLKDNITL, encoded by the coding sequence ATGAAATTAAGAATGATCGCTTTAGGTGTAGTGATGGGAACAGTGTTCCTTGTAAATAGTGTTTCGGCCCAGGTGCGTAAAGTGCCGGCGGCCGTTACGGAAGCCTTCAAGTCAAAATACCCCTCCGCGACCAACGTGGAATGGAGCGACAAACTGACTTCTTTCATGGCCCGTTATGAAGAAGATAATATCACGTACGAAGCGCGTTTCAACGGTAAGGGAGAATGGCTGAATACCGAAAGGCAATTGCCCGCCGAAGACCTTCCTGCTGGTGTGATTGAAGGATATGAAAAAAGCAAGTATGCCGAGTGGGAAATGGGAACCGTTCATAAAATCATGCTGCCCGGTGATAAAATTCAGTACCGTGTGCAGGCCATAAAAAGCGATATTCAAAGAAAGAACCTTTTGTTCAGCAGCGAAGGTCGCTTGCTGAAGGACAATATTACTTTGTAG
- a CDS encoding M1 family metallopeptidase — protein sequence MRKLHLLPIFLLLVTTASAQPSRWQQRVKYDMDINVDAAANKFTGKQKLQYWNNSPDTLFKVFYHLYWNAFQPNSMMDVRSQELGKTLINGRPDWDGRVRDRISNLKPEEIGYQKIISLSMNGRPQEVKLRETILEVILDQPILPNSNVTFDMNFEAQVPVQVRRSGRDNAEGIRFSMAQWYPKMCEYDYEGWHPTPYIAREFYGVWGDFDVKITIDKSYVIGGTGYLVNANEIGFGYEDKGVKVPKASGKTHTWHFTAPNVHDFMWAADPTYKVLRKDMPGGPSLFTLYKPSNPSQDEAWKKINDAAAQVLPFIEQHFGKYPYKQYSFIQGGDGGMEYPMSTLLKGPGLGTVFHEWMHTWYQMLMGTNESLYPWMDEGFTSYAESLVSEYYKSRTSEKPQQGTVSTGPKKTAADTELPLYHAGAYNSYFMLAKSGLEEPLTTHADHYNTNISYSIASYSKGEVFLSQLGYITGAEARDKILLEYYRQWAFKHPNINDFMRIAEKVSGLQLDWYRQYWVNSTKTIDYAIDSVWESAGKATVRLARIGQMPMPIDVEVTYKDGSKEQHYIPLYLMFGEKPNEQPALPRTTHEAWKWTHPKYTFTISKKLSEVASVEIDPSKRMADINPTNNTSGR from the coding sequence ATGCGAAAACTACACCTGCTTCCCATCTTTCTGCTGTTGGTTACTACAGCATCAGCCCAGCCTTCCCGCTGGCAGCAACGTGTGAAATATGACATGGACATCAACGTGGATGCCGCTGCCAACAAATTTACCGGGAAACAAAAGCTGCAGTACTGGAACAATTCCCCGGATACACTTTTTAAAGTGTTCTACCACCTCTACTGGAATGCGTTTCAGCCCAACAGTATGATGGACGTGCGCAGTCAGGAACTGGGTAAAACACTGATCAATGGCCGTCCCGACTGGGACGGACGGGTGCGCGACCGCATCAGCAACCTGAAGCCGGAAGAGATCGGGTACCAGAAAATCATCTCCCTTTCCATGAACGGCAGGCCGCAGGAAGTGAAGCTGCGCGAAACCATACTGGAAGTGATCCTCGATCAGCCCATCCTGCCCAATTCAAATGTTACATTCGATATGAATTTCGAAGCGCAGGTGCCCGTGCAGGTGAGGAGAAGCGGACGCGACAATGCGGAGGGTATACGCTTCAGCATGGCGCAGTGGTATCCTAAAATGTGTGAATATGATTATGAAGGCTGGCATCCCACACCTTATATCGCCCGTGAATTCTATGGTGTGTGGGGCGATTTTGATGTGAAGATCACCATCGATAAATCTTATGTGATCGGTGGAACCGGATACCTTGTAAATGCCAATGAAATTGGCTTCGGTTATGAAGATAAAGGGGTGAAAGTACCTAAAGCCTCCGGTAAAACACATACATGGCATTTCACCGCACCCAATGTGCACGATTTTATGTGGGCCGCTGACCCAACTTATAAAGTACTGAGAAAAGATATGCCCGGCGGGCCCAGTCTATTTACGCTGTACAAGCCTTCAAATCCTTCGCAGGATGAAGCCTGGAAGAAGATCAACGATGCCGCCGCGCAAGTGCTTCCGTTCATTGAACAGCATTTCGGGAAATACCCTTACAAGCAATATTCGTTTATACAAGGTGGCGATGGTGGTATGGAATACCCCATGAGCACCCTGCTGAAAGGCCCCGGACTGGGTACCGTTTTCCATGAGTGGATGCATACCTGGTACCAGATGCTGATGGGTACCAACGAATCGCTGTATCCCTGGATGGACGAAGGTTTTACCAGTTATGCCGAAAGCCTGGTATCGGAATATTATAAATCACGCACGAGTGAAAAACCGCAGCAGGGAACCGTAAGCACCGGTCCGAAAAAGACCGCCGCCGATACGGAACTGCCTTTGTACCACGCAGGTGCCTACAACAGCTATTTCATGCTCGCGAAAAGCGGACTGGAAGAACCACTGACCACCCATGCGGACCATTACAATACAAATATTTCCTACAGCATTGCTTCCTACTCAAAAGGAGAGGTATTCCTGAGCCAGCTTGGTTACATCACCGGTGCTGAAGCGCGTGATAAAATCCTGCTGGAATATTACAGGCAGTGGGCGTTCAAACATCCCAACATCAATGATTTTATGCGCATAGCCGAAAAGGTGAGTGGCCTGCAACTGGATTGGTACCGCCAATACTGGGTGAACAGCACCAAAACCATTGATTACGCCATCGATAGCGTATGGGAATCCGCTGGTAAAGCTACCGTGCGTCTCGCCCGTATCGGGCAAATGCCCATGCCCATTGACGTGGAAGTGACCTATAAAGATGGCTCTAAGGAACAACACTATATTCCGCTCTACCTGATGTTCGGTGAAAAACCGAATGAGCAGCCGGCGCTGCCCCGCACCACCCACGAAGCCTGGAAATGGACGCATCCCAAATACACATTCACGATCAGTAAAAAATTAAGTGAAGTGGCATCCGTTGAAATCGATCCATCCAAACGAATGGCCGACATCAACCCCACGAACAACACCTCGGGGAGATAA
- a CDS encoding phosphatidylcholine/phosphatidylserine synthase, with protein sequence MKQIPNIFTLLNLVFGCVAIICILQPGENLASLYDGTSVIINLPEKIWWGSVFIGIAAVIDFLDGFVARLFKAESEMGKQLDSLADVVSFGVAPGMILYQMLRMTFLREVDGIEVSVAWLLPALLVPAAAAYRLARFNIDPSQSYGFKGCPAPAAGLVIASFPLILLYNPYGINEILLNKWVLYAVCILVSWLMVSTLPLMAMKFRDYSWKNNASKYLLVLIAAVAGVFLSWLAVPFVFIAYIVLSLASFKTTNK encoded by the coding sequence ATGAAACAAATCCCGAACATATTTACCCTGCTCAACCTGGTTTTCGGCTGCGTGGCCATCATCTGCATCCTGCAACCCGGGGAGAACCTCGCTTCTTTGTATGATGGAACGAGTGTAATCATCAATCTGCCGGAAAAAATATGGTGGGGAAGTGTGTTCATCGGCATTGCGGCGGTGATCGATTTCCTGGATGGGTTCGTGGCCAGGCTGTTCAAAGCTGAATCTGAGATGGGCAAACAACTCGATTCCCTTGCGGATGTGGTGAGTTTTGGCGTGGCTCCGGGGATGATCCTTTACCAGATGCTGCGCATGACTTTCCTCCGGGAAGTGGATGGCATCGAGGTGAGTGTGGCCTGGCTGTTGCCCGCCTTATTGGTTCCAGCCGCCGCGGCTTACAGGCTGGCCCGCTTCAACATCGACCCTTCGCAGTCTTATGGGTTTAAAGGATGCCCCGCACCTGCGGCGGGACTGGTGATCGCCTCCTTTCCCCTGATCTTGCTGTATAATCCGTATGGGATCAACGAGATATTGTTGAACAAATGGGTGTTGTATGCGGTATGTATCCTGGTTTCCTGGCTGATGGTGTCCACACTGCCACTCATGGCCATGAAGTTCAGGGATTACAGTTGGAAGAACAACGCGTCGAAATACCTTTTGGTCCTGATTGCGGCCGTGGCCGGTGTTTTCCTCAGCTGGCTGGCGGTGCCGTTCGTATTTATCGCCTACATTGTCTTATCTTTGGCCTCTTTTAAAACAACCAACAAATAA
- the purS gene encoding phosphoribosylformylglycinamidine synthase subunit PurS, with amino-acid sequence MTYTVQVKVMPLKELLDPQGKAVMGGLENLGIKEVADVRIGKNITLQIEAADEAAAKAIAETAAKKLLANQVMEYFEISVN; translated from the coding sequence ATGACCTACACAGTTCAGGTAAAAGTGATGCCGCTGAAAGAATTGCTGGACCCCCAGGGAAAAGCCGTAATGGGCGGATTGGAAAACCTCGGTATTAAGGAAGTGGCTGATGTACGGATCGGCAAGAACATTACCCTTCAGATAGAAGCGGCCGATGAAGCCGCCGCGAAAGCCATCGCTGAAACCGCCGCTAAGAAGCTGCTGGCCAACCAGGTGATGGAATACTTCGAGATATCAGTGAACTAA
- a CDS encoding aminopeptidase P family protein: MKYLPLDPAIFVQNRKRFVKRMEKNAIAIFNSNDELPTNADAQHTFKQNSDLFWLSGITQEDSMVILYPDNPDPKYREVLVLVRPNELKEKWDGKRLRTNEATAISGITTIVWLDTLEALLIGWIHLADKIYLNTNEHDRKSTIVPVRDYRFIEDMKRKYPLHQYLRSAPILRDLRAIKSKEEVVVMQQAIDITEHTFRRLLQFIRPGVMEYEIEAEIWHSFLTQRATRPAYNSIIASGDRARILHYVFNNQECKDGEMVLMDFGAEYGGYCADLTRTVPVNGKFSKRQKEVYNACLHLHDYAKSILVPGISVLAYQDKVGEEATKVFQKIGLLTKQEVKNEDPNNRAYRKYLYHGISHHLGIDVHDVGTKTDPITEGMVFTIEPGIYIEEEQMGVRLENNVWITKKGNVDLMKNIPIKAEDIEALMKKK, encoded by the coding sequence ATGAAATACCTCCCTTTAGATCCGGCTATATTCGTTCAGAACAGGAAGCGCTTTGTGAAAAGAATGGAAAAAAATGCCATTGCGATCTTCAACAGCAATGATGAATTGCCGACCAATGCCGACGCGCAACATACTTTTAAACAGAACTCCGATCTTTTCTGGCTTTCAGGTATTACCCAGGAAGATTCAATGGTGATTCTTTACCCCGATAACCCCGACCCCAAATACAGGGAAGTACTGGTATTGGTTCGTCCGAATGAACTGAAAGAGAAATGGGATGGAAAAAGGCTCCGCACCAACGAAGCCACAGCTATATCGGGTATTACTACCATCGTTTGGCTGGACACCCTGGAAGCATTGCTCATCGGCTGGATACACCTCGCCGATAAAATATACCTCAATACCAACGAGCACGACCGTAAATCGACCATCGTTCCCGTACGTGATTACCGTTTCATCGAAGACATGAAACGCAAATATCCCCTGCACCAGTACCTGCGCAGCGCACCGATCCTGCGCGATCTCCGCGCCATCAAAAGCAAGGAAGAAGTGGTGGTGATGCAGCAAGCGATTGATATTACCGAACATACTTTCAGAAGATTGCTGCAATTCATCCGTCCCGGTGTGATGGAATACGAAATTGAAGCCGAAATATGGCACTCCTTCCTCACGCAACGCGCCACCCGCCCGGCTTACAACAGCATCATTGCCAGCGGCGACCGTGCGCGGATACTGCATTATGTATTCAACAACCAGGAATGTAAGGATGGTGAAATGGTGCTGATGGACTTTGGCGCTGAATACGGCGGCTATTGCGCGGACCTTACCCGCACCGTGCCCGTGAACGGCAAGTTTTCAAAACGCCAGAAAGAAGTGTACAACGCGTGTCTTCACCTGCATGACTATGCGAAAAGCATATTGGTGCCCGGCATCTCCGTACTGGCCTACCAGGACAAGGTAGGAGAGGAGGCCACGAAAGTTTTCCAGAAGATCGGGTTGCTCACTAAGCAAGAGGTGAAGAATGAAGACCCCAACAACAGGGCCTACCGAAAATACCTTTACCACGGCATTTCCCACCATCTCGGCATTGATGTGCACGATGTGGGCACGAAAACCGATCCCATTACCGAAGGCATGGTGTTTACCATTGAGCCCGGTATTTATATTGAGGAAGAACAAATGGGCGTGCGTTTGGAGAACAACGTCTGGATCACCAAAAAAGGCAATGTTGACCTGATGAAGAATATTCCCATTAAAGCCGAAGATATTGAGGCGTTGATGAAGAAGAAATAA
- the rsmI gene encoding 16S rRNA (cytidine(1402)-2'-O)-methyltransferase — protein sequence MNESTASGKLFLVPSPIGNLADITFRAVETLKSADLILAEDTRTSSVLLQHYSIQKPLTAYHQHNEHRVFQHLTEQMKAGKVMALLTDAGTPGISDPAFLLVRACVQEGVPVECLPGATAFVPALVNSGLPINRFCFEGFLPLKKGRHTLLTELAKEERTMVFYESPVRLVKTLDQLAEYFGADRACCVSRELTKKFEENARGTLKEVADHFRQKTVKGEIVIVVAGI from the coding sequence TTGAACGAAAGTACAGCCTCCGGTAAACTTTTTCTCGTTCCTTCCCCCATCGGGAACCTGGCCGATATTACTTTTCGTGCGGTGGAGACATTGAAATCGGCCGATCTTATCCTTGCGGAGGATACCCGCACGTCTTCCGTTTTGCTGCAGCATTACAGCATTCAGAAACCGCTCACCGCCTACCACCAGCACAACGAACACCGGGTATTTCAACACCTCACCGAACAAATGAAGGCCGGTAAAGTGATGGCCCTGCTTACAGACGCGGGTACACCAGGGATTTCCGATCCGGCGTTTCTCCTCGTTCGTGCCTGCGTGCAGGAAGGTGTACCAGTAGAATGTTTACCCGGCGCTACCGCTTTTGTGCCCGCTCTGGTGAACAGTGGATTGCCCATTAACCGGTTTTGCTTTGAAGGTTTTCTTCCCCTTAAAAAAGGCAGGCATACTTTGCTGACTGAACTGGCGAAAGAAGAAAGGACAATGGTGTTCTACGAGTCACCGGTGCGGTTGGTGAAAACCCTAGATCAACTCGCGGAATATTTCGGGGCCGACCGTGCCTGCTGTGTTTCCCGTGAACTCACTAAAAAGTTCGAAGAAAATGCGCGGGGTACTTTAAAAGAAGTGGCCGATCATTTCCGGCAGAAAACAGTAAAAGGAGAGATCGTGATTGTGGTGGCAGGAATTTAG